In the Hermetia illucens chromosome 1, iHerIll2.2.curated.20191125, whole genome shotgun sequence genome, ACATTGTTTActatattattttaattatagaTTACGCCTTGCTTCAGTCTCATTATCATTACACCTAATGCTGTGCAACTGATAAACCTACGACTTATCAAACACTTTCAACCTAAATCCCAGTTATTCATGCCGGTGGAGAGGCAAGATCCCTGCCCACACGGCAACCGGGTCATAAAAGATGGATACCATACCTTCCAGGAGTTTTCACTTCCTCTTCGAGAACACTTTGCCGATTTGCTCCAATTCATATGGCAACGCCGACCGAATCAACAACAAATTGAAGCTATCTCGCTCCAACATATGTTCATATATGGCGAACAGCTGGCCGCAATCGACACTCCTTTTCGCACATCGCCAATCAGATCAATATCGCAATTTTGGCCCGTCACGACTGAGCAACTGCACTTGTGGAAAACGCTGGACGACCAACGGCTCCGCACCTTCTCAAATCAAATCCGAACACCAAACACCCCCGGAAGTCAATATGCAGCGGTCGCACCGACGGAAGTAGCGCCACCGTCCGGCCGATTCCCCGCGCACTCCTCGCACACCACAGCGCTGCCAGCTGCCAAGAACACCTTCCTTGCAAATCAGGGATCTACGCGGTCACGGCGATTTTGCATGCAGATCAGGGCCCCCGAGACGGTGACGACAAGGTCCTATTTGTCTCACTCGGCACTTTTTATCGGGCAGGGCCCCAACAGATTTCAACGAATTCGCACTAGGTATCGAGCGCGCCAACGTTTTTATCCACTTCGCAGCGGAAGAGGATTCAGTTCCATCGATCGTCGAGCACGGGCCACGTGTTGAGTTGCCTAGATCGGGCCGTAGCCGTTGCAGTCGAAATCGAGAGGAAAAACTCGTGCAAAACAAATTGAATTCTTCGCAGTGATTTCTTTACTTTCCGGACCGAGCGCGTCGAAAACTTGCACCATGGCCTTCATGTCTCGCGTTCGGGCTTTGCATAAGCGCAAAAACACAAGCGACACATAGAACGCAGCGACACACATCGACAGCCAGCGAGCCGCGATTCGCAATACGTATATCCGCCTCTACAAATACGCACGCGTCGTGCGACACCAACACCGAGGCGGCCATGTCATCGCGATTGATCTGATGGAGGCTCCCCACTAGCCCCCTTTTGGACGCACCGACACGGAGACTTGCCGATACCCCACGATTGCGACAGTCGTCTTATTGGAGTCGTCTTCGGGCCGTCGTCGGAGCCGCTGTTATCAGTCAGCGAAGTTCCAAGTGGGTCGGAAAAGCCTTCGCTACAGCTTTGGGGCTCAAATGCACATTGGGATGGAGCTTTGCAGCCTACACATATTCTCGATGACGTCACTCAGGTAAGACCTGttgcgttcaaaaattaaactttCATGGAAAGCTTTCGGTTAGGCTGTGGAAAGACGAAACGGCCGCCGAGCTTGAACACATTGCATATATACACTTGCTGTAATGAATTCGCAGCCGAGGCGGAAAATATCTGGACAGTCCTGCCGTTATCAAGCAAGAGGTAACAGAAAGATAtcttacattagaggaaaaatGAAAGTGTCCCGAGGATGGAAATCCCGTTACGCAAGTATATAATTGGACTTCCTTGCTATATCGGAGAGGGATGGCCGATAACTTGGTAAGTCTTACAAATATGAAGCAAGAATCTTAATCTTTTACAAATATTTCAGAAAGATGCAGCCCCACCGGCACACATACCCCGAGTAAATAGGGTATACGTTAATCGATTTGTGTGTAGAAGAAAAGTTGTGGAGCAATATCGCAAGCTACCAAAAAGGAAGAGGCGTACATGCCGCGAAAGATCAATTGCAATAGACGTTTCACTTTTAACATCGCCATTCTGCAATGCAGCTCAATTGATAACTCAAGTTGCAGTTATTAATGAGAAAACATCTAGCATCGTGTACAACGTTCATCCAAATTTCGTATCTAAAATTTTTCATCCCAGCAATAATcacactccgcagagaatcttggaaaataatattttgtGACCTACAGCACTGAAGGAGGCGACAAGTAGTTCTCGAAATATGAGTATCTGCAATTCTGATAAAAAATACTGGCGAAAAATAAAGATACGTCTTTTTGCGTCTTTCAtttatttaatcgctagaaacgccGCGGATATATATTGAGTTGACGTCACTCTTAATTCGTCGGTCGAATAGATGCGATTTATATAGCAGTTCACTTATGTGAAGAAGCAGGAGGAAATCTACAACAACTAGTGTCCTTTCAGCACAGATCTAAAGTCCGGACTAATACTGAGTTGAAAAAATCTGTTATATAGATTCGCAGATCGTGCTATAGTTACATTATGTTAGAAATTAGTTTATGCAACTTCAAGccgatggattttacaacgacaaacgACAAcgaaacagaataacgatttgcgcattttttcatggaacgtgcgatccctgtacagagatggagctgccaagcagctagccgataccctgtcccaatatagggctgacgtaacagtgttacaggagatgcgttggacagggaccggtttcctggagaag is a window encoding:
- the LOC119646896 gene encoding uncharacterized protein LOC119646896, giving the protein MADNLKDAAPPAHIPRVNRVYVNRFVCRRKVVEQYRKLPKRKRRTCRERSIAIDVSLLTSPFCNAAQLITQVAVINEKTSSIVYNVHPNFVSKIFHPSNNHTPQRILENNIL